GAGCCGGTGATGTTGTTTCTCGCACTCTGGGTGATTTTGCCCTTTGCCTTTTTCTCAGCGTCAAACTCGAAATTGCCACATTATATCTTGCCGATCTTTCCCGCTTTGGCGTTGCTGGTGGGACGCTCCATCAGTGCCGCGTTGCCAACGCAGCCGCGCGCTCCGTGGATGATGGACTTTTTGGCACCTTGGATTCTTTCCTTGAGCTGCATGTTGTATTTGCTTGTAGGCGCTTTTGCGCCGCAGGTATTGGTCGGACGCATTCGCTCGGGGGTGGTGGCGAACAGAGCTCTACTTGTGGCGGCAGCGCTAACGATGATCCTGGTGCTTTCGGTGGCGCTGCGCTACCGATGGCAAAACCGCTGGCAGGACCGCGGCTTTCCTTATCTATGCAGCGCCACCGGCTTGGCCCTTTTCATGACACTGCTCACGCAAATCGTCGCCTCGGCATCTTTCAATCGCGTGTCTAAACCGTTGGCCCAAGCGGCCGCGCCGCATCTCAACGGCCAAGAACAGCTGGCATTTTACGACACCTACGTTGAAGGTATTCCTTTTTATTTCCGCATCGACAAGCCAGCGTGGTTGGTGCAATCACCGGGCCGAACTAGCATCATGGCGAGCAATTACCTTGCGCTGCGCCGACCGCCGCCAGTCGCCGGTTATGGGCCGGTGCTGCTGCCATTCGAGGAATTCGCCGCGCGCTGGAAAAGCGGAAAAACCCCATTGCTTGTGATCGTCAGAGAAAACGGCCTGGGACAGTTCAGTGCATCCGTTGGCGCCACGCCGACGGAGCTTGCGCGTTTCGAAAATTATCGTTTGGTTACCAATCGATGAATCGCTACCGTTCGTGGCGGTGTTTGATCCAGTGAAGAATCTTTTCGCGGTAGATATAGGCGAGCAGCAATACCAACGCCGAGGCAACCGCGATGATGGCGAATTGCAAATAGTCTTGTTCGCGGAACTTGGCACCCTGGATCGTTAGCATGTAGGTGCCGGGCAACCTGCCGATGATCGAGACGATCAGAAACGTGCTGAGTTTCATGCGGCTCAGCCCCAGCACCAGACATAAATAATCCTTGGGGAACCCCGGAATCAAAAAAAGCAGAAAACAGATGAACGTGCCCGTGTTCGTGGTCAAGAAGTCGAACTTGTGCAAAACTTCTTGACTGACAAAGCGCTCGACAAACGGGCGCCCGAGAATGCTTGCCAGCTCAAAGGCAACCCATGAGCCAATGGCCAGGCCAATCGTCGAAAGAATAAATCCCAGGGTCTCGCCGTAGACGAAACCGCCGACCACGCCGGTCAGTTCGCCCGGTATCGGCGCCGCCACAACCTGCAGG
This window of the Deltaproteobacteria bacterium genome carries:
- a CDS encoding TVP38/TMEM64 family protein, which translates into the protein MISQRRQLITRGVIFIVLLALLFFFSRYIPQPLMALAPAGEDFEDFEAVASSGDKLGRFLQSLGPYSPAVFVVLQILQVVAAPIPGELTGVVGGFVYGETLGFILSTIGLAIGSWVAFELASILGRPFVERFVSQEVLHKFDFLTTNTGTFICFLLFLIPGFPKDYLCLVLGLSRMKLSTFLIVSIIGRLPGTYMLTIQGAKFREQDYLQFAIIAVASALVLLLAYIYREKILHWIKHRHER